A single genomic interval of Malania oleifera isolate guangnan ecotype guangnan chromosome 11, ASM2987363v1, whole genome shotgun sequence harbors:
- the LOC131167807 gene encoding uncharacterized protein LOC131167807: MVEEVISSCDDSQMNLGSRYGTSSTKPSGGDDDNDDDDAGGDGSNPGGSSGQGGDGGDYGGNEGWQDYRPEVEYTRPSQLEDEGPQRETRPVDRQYSRRKGKGKMHQIEEDAFSLSMESMSIGTEHDSNSYGGYESTQNSSSQSTYGQLFSHANERAQQYGNWQPHVYGYGQTGQEYGYEYDQYANAKQSYGHTQPVEPTRRNPSTRRSSG, from the coding sequence ATGGTAGAAGAAGTAATATCTAGTTGTGATGATTCTCAAATGAATCTTGGATCTAGATATGGAACTTCATCCACTAAGCCctctggtggtgatgatgataatgacgacGATGATGCTGGTGGTGACGGATCTAATCCCGGCGGTAGCAGTGGGcaaggtggtgatggtggggactatggaggaaatgaagGATGGCAAGATTATAGACCAGAAGTGGAATATACACGTCCTTCCCAACTAGAAGATGAGGGTCCACAAAGAGAAACACGTCCAGTTGATAGGCAGTACAGTCgtagaaaaggaaaagggaagatgCATCAAATAGAAGAAGATGCCTTTTCCCTTAGTATGGAatctatgagtataggaacagaGCACGACTCTAATAGTTATGGTGGTTATGAATCTACACAGAACAGCTCCTCACAATCTACATATGGCCAACTGTTTTCACATGCAAATGAGCGggcacaacaatatggaaattggcaaCCACATGTCTATGGGTATGGACAAACAGGTCAAGAATATGGGTATGAGTATGACCAGTATGCAAATGCAAAACAATCCTATGGACATACACAACCAGTAGAACCTACAAGAAGAAATCCTAGCACACGAAGATCTTCTGGCTGA